Proteins found in one Engraulis encrasicolus isolate BLACKSEA-1 unplaced genomic scaffold, IST_EnEncr_1.0 scaffold_27_np1212, whole genome shotgun sequence genomic segment:
- the ing2 gene encoding inhibitor of growth protein 2 isoform X1, translating to MLAHYPNVEKSQLVSYVEDYLECVETLPLEVQRNVSLLLEIDTKYQEVLSEVDDVYERYKGETDAGQRKRLQNQLQRALISSQELGDEKIHIVTQMLELVENRSRQMDSHTHCFSGDASEERSQVEKLRHDGPSSVAGGASGAVGGSSGGGGSGGSGGGGGGGGGGGGGSTSSGSLPERSARRPRRQRNSESRDSCHGANGALEDTLEEASTPPREKKSKSAKKKKRTKAKQEREASPVEFPIDPNEPTYCLCEQVSYGEMIGCDNEQCPIEWFHFTCVGLTYKPKGKWYCPKCRGDNEKTMDKSTDKPKKDRRSR from the exons ATGTTGGCGCATTATCCAAATGTGGAAAAATCCCAGTTGGTCAGCTATGTTGAAGATTACCTTGAATGTGTTGAGACTCTCCCTTTGGAAGTACAGCGGAATGTTTCATTGCTTTTGGAAATCGACACAAAGTATCAAG AGGTCCTGAGCGAGGTGGACGATGTGTACGAGCGCTACAAGGGCGAGACGGACGCCGGCCAGCGCAAGCGGCTCCAGAACCAGCTGCAGCGCGCCCTCATCAGCAGCCAGGAGCTGGGCGACGAGAAGATCCACATCGTCACCCAGATGCTGGAGCTGGTGGAGAACCGCTCACGCCAGATGGACTCCCACACGCACTGCTTCAGCGGCGACGCCAGCGAGGAGCGCTCCCAGGTGGAGAAGCTGCGTCACGACGGGCCCAGCAGCGTGGCAGGTGGGGCCAGCGGAGCCGTTGGAggaagtagtggtggtggtggtagtggtggtagcggtgggggaggaggaggaggcggtggcggcggtggagGGTCGACATCGTCAGGGTCCCTGCCTGAGAGATCTGCCCGCAGGCCGCGTCGCCAGCGCAACAGCGAGAGTCGGGACTCGTGCCACGGCGCCAACGGGGCACTGGAGGACACGTTGGAGGAGGCGTCCACCCCGCCGCGGGAGAAGAAGTCCAAGTCGGCCAAGAAGAAGAAGCGCACCAAGGCCAAGCAGGAGCGCGAGGCCTCGCCCGTGGAGTTCCCCATCGACCCCAACGAGCCCACCTACTGCCTGTGTGAGCAGGTGTCTTACGGAGAGATGATTGGCTGCGACAACGAGCAATGCCCCATCGAGTGGTTCCACTTCACCTGTGTCGGACTTACTTACAAGCCAAAAGGCAAGTGGTACTGCCCCAAGTGCAGAGGTGACAATGAAAAGACCATGGACAAAAGCACTGACAAGCCTAAAAAAGACCGTCGGTCGAGGTAG
- the ing2 gene encoding inhibitor of growth protein 2 isoform X2 — protein sequence MLEVLSEVDDVYERYKGETDAGQRKRLQNQLQRALISSQELGDEKIHIVTQMLELVENRSRQMDSHTHCFSGDASEERSQVEKLRHDGPSSVAGGASGAVGGSSGGGGSGGSGGGGGGGGGGGGGSTSSGSLPERSARRPRRQRNSESRDSCHGANGALEDTLEEASTPPREKKSKSAKKKKRTKAKQEREASPVEFPIDPNEPTYCLCEQVSYGEMIGCDNEQCPIEWFHFTCVGLTYKPKGKWYCPKCRGDNEKTMDKSTDKPKKDRRSR from the exons ATGTTAG AGGTCCTGAGCGAGGTGGACGATGTGTACGAGCGCTACAAGGGCGAGACGGACGCCGGCCAGCGCAAGCGGCTCCAGAACCAGCTGCAGCGCGCCCTCATCAGCAGCCAGGAGCTGGGCGACGAGAAGATCCACATCGTCACCCAGATGCTGGAGCTGGTGGAGAACCGCTCACGCCAGATGGACTCCCACACGCACTGCTTCAGCGGCGACGCCAGCGAGGAGCGCTCCCAGGTGGAGAAGCTGCGTCACGACGGGCCCAGCAGCGTGGCAGGTGGGGCCAGCGGAGCCGTTGGAggaagtagtggtggtggtggtagtggtggtagcggtgggggaggaggaggaggcggtggcggcggtggagGGTCGACATCGTCAGGGTCCCTGCCTGAGAGATCTGCCCGCAGGCCGCGTCGCCAGCGCAACAGCGAGAGTCGGGACTCGTGCCACGGCGCCAACGGGGCACTGGAGGACACGTTGGAGGAGGCGTCCACCCCGCCGCGGGAGAAGAAGTCCAAGTCGGCCAAGAAGAAGAAGCGCACCAAGGCCAAGCAGGAGCGCGAGGCCTCGCCCGTGGAGTTCCCCATCGACCCCAACGAGCCCACCTACTGCCTGTGTGAGCAGGTGTCTTACGGAGAGATGATTGGCTGCGACAACGAGCAATGCCCCATCGAGTGGTTCCACTTCACCTGTGTCGGACTTACTTACAAGCCAAAAGGCAAGTGGTACTGCCCCAAGTGCAGAGGTGACAATGAAAAGACCATGGACAAAAGCACTGACAAGCCTAAAAAAGACCGTCGGTCGAGGTAG